One region of Culex pipiens pallens isolate TS chromosome 2, TS_CPP_V2, whole genome shotgun sequence genomic DNA includes:
- the LOC120418009 gene encoding DNA-directed RNA polymerase III subunit RPC8: MFVLAELKDTVRIAPELFNLKLPEAIKDEVNRKLANKVLLNVGLCIALKDIVKLGDSIILPGDGASHTEVNFRYIVFRPMIGDVITGKIRSCSREGVHVTLGFFDDILIPPSALQHPSRFEEAEQAWVWEYPLEDGKKHDLYMDIGESIKFRVSGEVFEESSPIGPPDQEVAGSGTASSTSTSATTADANKTPYRIMAAINESGLGLLSWWVTQSQEEEGDEEEQEGEEDGGEEMEEDE, encoded by the exons ATGTTTGTGCTGGCCGAGCTAAAAGACACGGTGCGGATTGCCCCGGAATTGTTCAATCTCAAACTTCCAGAAGCCATCAAGGATGAAGTCAACAGAAAATTGGCTAACAAG GTCCTCCTGAACGTCGGCCTCTGCATCGCCCTCAAGGACATCGTCAAACTTGGAGACTCCATAATCCTGCCCGGCGATGGCGCCTCCCACACCGAGGTCAACTTCCGGTACATCGTGTTCCGCCCGATGATCGGTGACGTCATCACGGGGAAAATCCGCAGCTGCAGCCGCGAGGGCGTCCACGTGACGCTCGGCTTTTTCGACGACATCCTAATCCCACCCTCAGCGCTGCAGCATCCTTCGCGCTTTGAGGAGGCAGAACAGGCGTGGGTGTGGGAGTATCCGCTGGAGGACGGCAAGAAGCACGACCTGTACATGGACATTGGCGAGAGTATCAAGTTTCGCGTTTCGGGGGAAGTTTTCGAGGAGAGTTCACCGATTGGTCCGCCCGACCAGGAGGTGGCGGGATCGGGGACGGCGTCCAGCACGAGCACAAGTGCGACTACGGCGGATGCCAACAAGACGCCGTACCGGATCATGGCCGCCATCAACGAGTCGGGACTGGGACTGCTGTCGTGGTGGGTCACGCAATCCCAGGAGGAGGAAGGCGACGAGGAAGAACAAGAAGGCGAAGAAGACGGAGGCGAAGAAATGGAAGAAGATGAATAA